From one Melioribacteraceae bacterium genomic stretch:
- a CDS encoding cyclase family protein, with protein sequence MKKLFITLFLLITTLFVTAQENRKIIDLTYAFDENTIFWPTQEGFQLIEDFHGMTEKGYFYSSYGFKTAEHGGTHLDAPIHFYEGRYTSDEIPLEKFIGQAIVIDASDECAENRDYLFGITDFEKWENEHGRIPDESIILLKSGYGKYWPDREKYMGTAERGEEAVAKLHFPGLSEEGAKWLVNERKIKAVGIDTPSIDYGQSKYFKAHVVLCEANTPIIENVANLDQLPPKGFEVIALPIKIKGGSGGPTRIIALISN encoded by the coding sequence ATGAAAAAGCTATTCATAACGTTATTTCTATTGATTACCACGTTATTTGTAACAGCTCAAGAAAATAGAAAGATCATTGATCTAACTTATGCTTTTGATGAAAACACAATCTTTTGGCCGACTCAGGAAGGTTTTCAATTAATTGAAGATTTTCACGGGATGACCGAGAAAGGTTATTTTTATTCATCATACGGTTTTAAAACTGCTGAACATGGAGGAACACATCTAGATGCTCCGATTCACTTTTATGAAGGAAGATATACTTCTGACGAAATTCCACTCGAGAAATTTATCGGTCAAGCAATTGTAATTGATGCATCTGACGAGTGCGCAGAGAATCGAGACTATCTTTTCGGTATTACAGATTTTGAAAAATGGGAAAATGAACACGGAAGAATTCCCGATGAATCAATTATCCTATTAAAAAGTGGTTATGGTAAATATTGGCCAGACAGAGAAAAGTATATGGGAACAGCAGAACGTGGAGAAGAAGCTGTTGCTAAACTTCACTTTCCCGGTCTAAGTGAAGAAGGTGCCAAATGGTTAGTGAACGAAAGAAAAATAAAAGCTGTCGGAATAGACACACCAAGCATAGATTACGGACAGTCAAAATATTTTAAAGCGCATGTTGTTCTGTGTGAAGCAAACACACCGATTATTGAAAACGTTGCAAATCTTGACCAACTTCCGCCGAAAGGATTTGAAGTTATCGCTCTTCCGATAAAAATTAAGGGTGGCAGTGGTGGTCCGACAAGAATAATTGCACTGATTAGTAATTAG
- a CDS encoding PTS sugar transporter subunit IIA, whose protein sequence is MRICDILPVKHIKAEIAGIDKNQVIEEMIDLLSDEFSVEVIDELKKAVIEREKIMSTGVGKGFAIPHAKTSSIEGIVAAFGKSSNKIDFQSLDGEPVHLVFVLIGKDNLVGPHIKLLSRISRMMNKDEFRTSLLNAKTEEEIYSIFDEEEKKYFEIS, encoded by the coding sequence ATGAGAATTTGTGATATACTTCCGGTTAAGCATATAAAAGCAGAAATTGCCGGAATTGATAAAAATCAGGTAATTGAAGAAATGATCGATCTTTTGAGTGATGAATTCAGCGTTGAAGTGATTGATGAATTAAAAAAAGCTGTTATTGAGAGAGAAAAGATTATGTCCACCGGAGTCGGTAAAGGATTTGCAATTCCACATGCAAAAACTTCTTCAATTGAGGGAATTGTGGCGGCATTTGGTAAATCATCAAATAAAATAGATTTTCAATCTCTTGATGGTGAACCAGTCCATTTGGTTTTTGTATTAATCGGAAAAGATAATTTGGTTGGGCCGCATATAAAATTATTGAGCAGAATTTCACGCATGATGAACAAAGATGAATTTAGGACTTCTCTCTTAAATGCTAAAACCGAAGAAGAAATTTATTCCATCTTTGATGAAGAAGAAAAGAAGTATTTTGAAATAAGCTAA
- a CDS encoding universal stress protein, with protein MFKKLGLAITFSPTGKALLAETRRLKLLFNSELYLIHVGERNSETEERLRKLVLESNLKPEEINFIWGSGNPADVIIDSIKKNSIDLLIAGALEKEKTIKYYFGSVARKLMRKVPCSLLILTSAMNSDKEFKKLGVLVDFSPENENTIQKANQFAMMEKSDQLILIREIDTTGISASAVTGNSANEMDNYIEKIINEESIKLSILVNELNLRGVDISKICLPGKEGWAVRQFLRKEGIDLFIVSAPARRLGFFDRVFQHDLEYIFVDIPCDLLIIKNSSK; from the coding sequence ATGTTTAAAAAACTTGGATTAGCGATAACATTCTCACCTACCGGGAAAGCATTATTAGCGGAGACTAGACGACTCAAATTATTATTTAATTCAGAGCTGTATTTGATCCATGTGGGGGAAAGAAATTCGGAAACGGAAGAACGACTTAGAAAACTAGTTCTAGAAAGTAACCTTAAACCGGAAGAAATTAATTTTATTTGGGGTTCGGGAAATCCGGCTGATGTAATCATAGACTCGATTAAAAAAAATAGCATTGACTTACTAATTGCCGGAGCATTGGAAAAGGAAAAAACTATTAAATATTACTTCGGATCTGTTGCCAGAAAGTTAATGCGAAAAGTCCCATGCTCATTATTGATTTTGACTTCTGCAATGAACTCTGATAAAGAATTTAAAAAATTAGGCGTGTTGGTCGATTTTAGTCCCGAAAATGAAAATACAATCCAAAAAGCAAATCAGTTTGCAATGATGGAAAAATCCGATCAATTGATTTTAATTAGAGAAATTGATACGACAGGGATCTCGGCTTCAGCAGTTACCGGAAACAGTGCAAATGAAATGGATAATTATATAGAGAAAATAATTAATGAAGAATCGATCAAATTAAGCATTCTAGTCAATGAACTTAATCTTAGGGGCGTCGATATTAGTAAAATTTGTTTACCCGGAAAAGAAGGATGGGCAGTTAGACAGTTTTTAAGAAAGGAAGGTATCGATCTTTTTATTGTTAGCGCACCAGCAAGAAGATTGGGTTTTTTTGATAGAGTTTTTCAACATGATTTGGAATATATCTTTGTGGACATTCCCTGTGATTTATTAATTATAAAGAATTCATCCAAATAA
- a CDS encoding DEAD/DEAH box helicase, whose translation MSFEKINLIQPIKKALAEEGYTIPTPIQQQAIPVILERKDLLGCAQTGTGKTAAFAVPILQILHLEKSKTNKRRIIHSLIVTPTRELAVQIGESFDAYGKHTGLKNVVVFGGVPQRSQTDKLRTGVDILIATPGRLLDLINQNYISLRDIKLFVLDEADRMLDMGFINDVKKIISKLPTKRQSLFFSATMPPEIVKLANTILVDPVKVEVTPESPTVEAIKQSVFYVAKSDKKALLIHLLKDPAIESALVFTRTKHGADVVARNLNKAKILAEAIHGNKSQNARQRALNNFKAKQTRVLVATDIAARGIDIDELSHVINFEIPNIPETYIHRIGRTGRAGLGGVALSLCDTEERSFLKDINKLISKPIPIVSDHPFALNNITNETEKTSPSVKKKSYVKAKSKKTGESKKTKSTYWKTKVWTNW comes from the coding sequence ATGTCATTTGAAAAAATAAACCTTATTCAACCTATAAAAAAAGCTCTTGCCGAAGAAGGTTACACGATACCGACTCCCATACAGCAGCAAGCAATTCCCGTAATTCTTGAACGAAAAGATTTGCTGGGATGTGCGCAAACTGGTACAGGAAAAACTGCGGCATTCGCCGTCCCGATTTTACAGATTCTTCATCTTGAAAAATCAAAAACAAATAAGAGAAGGATTATTCATTCGCTGATTGTTACTCCGACAAGAGAACTCGCGGTTCAAATCGGAGAAAGTTTTGATGCTTACGGTAAACATACCGGACTTAAAAATGTTGTAGTTTTTGGTGGAGTTCCTCAGAGATCACAAACCGACAAGCTTAGAACCGGTGTTGATATTTTGATTGCAACTCCCGGAAGATTGCTCGATTTAATAAATCAAAACTATATCAGTTTGCGGGATATTAAACTATTTGTACTCGATGAAGCAGATCGTATGCTTGATATGGGATTTATTAATGATGTAAAAAAAATAATCTCAAAACTTCCCACAAAGAGACAATCATTATTTTTCTCGGCAACAATGCCGCCTGAAATTGTAAAGCTTGCAAATACAATTTTAGTCGATCCAGTTAAAGTAGAAGTTACACCGGAATCACCAACAGTTGAAGCAATTAAACAAAGCGTCTTTTATGTAGCTAAATCCGATAAGAAAGCTCTTCTGATTCACTTATTAAAAGATCCGGCAATAGAATCTGCTCTCGTTTTTACTAGAACCAAACATGGTGCAGACGTTGTCGCGAGGAACTTGAATAAAGCAAAAATACTTGCCGAAGCAATTCATGGTAATAAATCTCAAAATGCCCGACAGCGTGCATTGAATAATTTTAAAGCTAAGCAAACAAGAGTTTTGGTAGCAACAGATATCGCAGCACGAGGAATTGACATCGACGAGCTTTCTCATGTAATAAATTTTGAAATTCCGAATATTCCCGAGACATACATTCATCGTATTGGACGAACCGGCAGAGCGGGATTAGGCGGCGTTGCACTTTCACTTTGTGACACAGAAGAAAGATCTTTTTTAAAGGATATTAACAAACTGATTTCAAAACCGATTCCGATAGTTTCAGATCATCCGTTTGCTCTTAACAATATCACAAACGAAACTGAAAAAACTTCTCCATCTGTAAAAAAGAAAAGCTATGTAAAAGCTAAATCTAAAAAAACGGGTGAATCGAAAAAGACTAAATCCACATATTGGAAAACAAAAGTTTGGACTAATTGGTAG
- a CDS encoding YwbE family protein, with protein MDFHKRDSVKIGLHVAIVLKEDQRSNKLTEGVVKEILTNSPSHPHGIKVRLESGDVGRVKEIFD; from the coding sequence TTGGATTTTCATAAACGTGATAGTGTTAAAATAGGATTGCATGTTGCAATTGTATTGAAGGAAGACCAACGCAGTAATAAATTAACCGAAGGTGTGGTCAAAGAAATTCTTACCAATTCTCCAAGCCATCCTCATGGTATAAAAGTCAGACTTGAGTCAGGCGATGTAGGACGAGTAAAAGAAATTTTCGATTAA
- the sufB gene encoding Fe-S cluster assembly protein SufB produces the protein MSDTKVRIEDFGSEEQAKAIEDLTKSEYKWGWITNIESDTAPKGLNEDAIKFISAKKEEPEWMLEWRLKAYRNFLKMKEPHWLNAKYPPVDLQNISYYSAPKKKPTLDSLDEADPELLETFEKLGIPLDEQKRLAGVAVDAVFDSVSVATTFREALAEKGVIFCSISEAIREHPELIKKYLGSVVPQGDNYYAALNSAVFTDGSFVYIPKGVRCPMELSTYFRINAQETGQFERTLIIADEGAYVSYLEGCTAPMRDENQLHAAVVELIALDDAEIKYSTVQNWYPGSKDGKGGIYNFVTKRGACRGKNSKISWTQVETGSAITWKYPSCILQGDNSVGEFYSIAVTNNYQQADTGTKMIHLGKNTKSTIISKGISAGRSNNTYRGLVKVSKNAENARNFSQCDSMLMGDKCGAHTFPYIEIDNKTAQVEHEATTSKVGEDQIFYLNQRGIDEEDAINLIVNGFCKEVFNELPMEFAVEAQKLLAISLEGSVG, from the coding sequence ATGTCTGATACGAAAGTAAGAATAGAGGACTTTGGGAGCGAGGAACAGGCCAAAGCGATTGAAGATCTTACAAAATCCGAATATAAATGGGGATGGATAACCAATATTGAATCCGATACGGCTCCAAAAGGATTAAATGAAGATGCGATTAAATTTATCTCTGCAAAAAAAGAAGAACCTGAATGGATGCTAGAGTGGAGATTAAAAGCTTATCGAAATTTCTTGAAGATGAAAGAACCGCATTGGTTGAATGCTAAATATCCACCGGTTGATTTGCAGAATATTAGTTATTACTCAGCCCCGAAGAAAAAACCCACTTTAGATAGCCTTGATGAAGCTGATCCTGAATTACTCGAAACTTTTGAAAAGTTGGGTATTCCGCTAGACGAGCAGAAAAGATTAGCCGGTGTTGCTGTTGATGCTGTATTTGATTCCGTTTCGGTTGCGACAACTTTTAGAGAAGCCCTCGCTGAAAAAGGAGTAATTTTTTGTTCGATATCTGAAGCGATAAGAGAACACCCAGAATTAATAAAAAAGTATTTAGGTTCTGTTGTTCCGCAAGGTGATAATTATTATGCTGCTCTTAACTCCGCAGTATTTACCGATGGTTCGTTTGTTTACATTCCTAAAGGTGTTCGCTGCCCGATGGAACTTTCAACCTATTTTAGAATTAATGCTCAAGAAACCGGACAGTTTGAAAGAACGTTAATCATTGCCGACGAAGGAGCTTACGTAAGCTATCTCGAAGGATGTACAGCGCCTATGAGAGATGAAAATCAATTGCATGCCGCCGTTGTTGAGCTTATAGCACTTGATGATGCTGAAATAAAATATTCTACGGTTCAGAATTGGTATCCGGGAAGTAAAGATGGTAAAGGCGGTATCTATAACTTCGTTACTAAAAGAGGAGCGTGTAGAGGAAAAAATTCCAAAATAAGCTGGACACAAGTTGAAACCGGTTCTGCAATTACATGGAAATATCCAAGCTGTATTTTACAAGGTGACAATTCGGTAGGTGAGTTTTATTCAATTGCTGTAACTAATAATTATCAGCAAGCCGATACCGGAACAAAGATGATTCATCTCGGGAAGAATACAAAAAGCACTATCATTTCAAAAGGTATTTCTGCCGGAAGAAGCAATAATACTTATAGGGGATTAGTAAAGGTTAGTAAGAATGCCGAGAACGCAAGAAACTTTTCTCAATGCGATTCTATGTTGATGGGAGATAAATGTGGAGCACACACCTTCCCTTACATAGAAATAGATAATAAAACCGCACAAGTTGAACACGAAGCAACAACATCAAAAGTTGGTGAAGATCAAATATTTTACTTGAACCAAAGAGGAATAGATGAAGAGGATGCCATCAACTTGATTGTAAATGGTTTCTGTAAAGAAGTGTTTAATGAATTACCGATGGAATTTGCAGTCGAAGCACAAAAACTTCTCGCAATTTCACTTGAAGGTAGTGTCGGTTAA
- the hisS gene encoding histidine--tRNA ligase — MIKAITGTKDILPSDIIKWRFLEELVRKQFSIFGYKEIRTPIFEETALFARGIGEATDIVSKEMYTFIDRSETSLTLKPEMTACVVRSFLEHSLGKQQVLNKLFYISPMFRQERPQAGRFRQFHQFGAEAIGSNDPALDAEMIIMSYDILRGLGLKNLIVKINSLGVPKSRESYKKILREYFADKLDQLSEESKKRVETNIMRVLDSKDERDIKVVENAPMLIEHLDDESLQHFEKVKGLLLAAGISFELDPKLVRGLDYYTHTTFEVVSGSVGAQSALLGGGRYDNLIEELGGKSTPGVGFAAGMERILLACENEGSLTLPEESIDAYFVSLDKEISHKVYELSLLFRRKGLAIELDYASRSVKAQMREANKMNARFVLFIGGEEFNQDQIRIKNMQTGDEQNVSITNVEQITNMLRGN, encoded by the coding sequence ATGATTAAAGCAATAACCGGGACAAAAGATATTCTTCCTTCTGATATTATCAAATGGCGATTTTTGGAAGAACTTGTACGTAAACAATTTTCGATTTTCGGATACAAAGAAATCAGAACTCCCATTTTTGAAGAGACCGCTTTATTTGCCAGAGGTATTGGTGAAGCGACTGATATCGTAAGTAAAGAGATGTACACTTTTATTGATAGAAGCGAGACAAGTTTAACTCTCAAACCCGAAATGACTGCGTGTGTCGTAAGATCATTTCTTGAACATTCCTTAGGCAAGCAGCAAGTTTTAAATAAACTTTTTTACATTTCTCCGATGTTCAGACAAGAAAGACCTCAAGCCGGAAGATTCCGACAATTTCACCAATTTGGTGCGGAAGCGATAGGAAGTAACGATCCTGCTCTTGATGCTGAAATGATAATAATGTCATACGATATTTTGCGTGGACTTGGTCTAAAGAATTTAATTGTTAAAATAAATTCTCTCGGTGTTCCTAAATCGAGAGAAAGTTATAAAAAGATTTTACGTGAATACTTTGCTGATAAACTAGATCAACTTTCGGAAGAAAGTAAAAAGAGAGTTGAAACTAATATTATGCGTGTGTTAGACAGTAAAGATGAACGTGATATTAAAGTAGTTGAAAATGCTCCGATGTTGATCGAACATTTGGATGACGAAAGTCTGCAACATTTTGAAAAAGTAAAAGGATTACTTTTAGCCGCGGGAATTTCTTTTGAGCTAGATCCAAAACTTGTTAGAGGTTTGGATTACTATACTCACACAACATTTGAAGTTGTAAGCGGGAGCGTAGGTGCACAATCCGCGTTACTCGGCGGCGGTAGATATGATAATCTTATTGAAGAATTAGGCGGAAAATCTACGCCTGGTGTTGGTTTTGCTGCGGGAATGGAAAGAATTTTACTCGCTTGTGAAAATGAGGGAAGTCTAACTCTTCCCGAAGAAAGTATTGATGCATATTTTGTTTCACTTGATAAAGAAATATCACATAAAGTTTATGAACTTTCTTTGCTGTTCAGAAGAAAAGGTTTGGCAATTGAACTCGATTATGCAAGCAGAAGTGTGAAAGCACAAATGCGTGAAGCAAATAAAATGAATGCAAGGTTTGTTCTGTTTATCGGTGGTGAAGAATTTAACCAGGATCAAATTCGTATAAAAAATATGCAGACCGGTGATGAACAAAATGTATCAATTACAAATGTAGAACAAATAACAAATATGCTAAGAGGTAATTGA
- the sufC gene encoding Fe-S cluster assembly ATPase SufC, which translates to MIKIKNLHATVEGKEILRGIDLEVKAGEVHAIMGPNGSGKSTLANVIAGNEGYEVTKGEIIFEGEELLDMAPEERARAGVFLAFQYPIEIPGISNATFLKTAINEIRKAHDKEEITAKEFMQRTREFAKILSMPDDLISRSVNAGFSGGEKKKNEIFQMLMLNPKLALLDETDSGLDIDALKVVSQGVNHFRGKDNAVLLVTHYQRLLNYIVPDFVHVLSNGKIIKSGGKELALELEEKGYDWIVNPELETA; encoded by the coding sequence ATGATTAAGATCAAAAACTTACATGCAACCGTTGAAGGAAAAGAAATTCTTCGCGGCATTGATTTGGAAGTTAAAGCGGGGGAAGTCCACGCAATTATGGGTCCTAATGGGTCCGGAAAATCTACGTTAGCCAATGTAATTGCCGGTAACGAAGGTTATGAAGTAACAAAAGGTGAAATAATTTTTGAAGGTGAAGAACTTTTAGATATGGCGCCTGAAGAGAGAGCAAGAGCCGGTGTATTTTTAGCATTCCAATACCCGATTGAAATTCCGGGAATAAGTAATGCAACATTTTTAAAAACCGCAATTAATGAAATTAGAAAAGCTCATGATAAAGAAGAAATTACAGCTAAAGAATTTATGCAGAGAACAAGAGAGTTTGCAAAAATTTTGAGTATGCCTGATGATTTGATTAGTCGTTCCGTAAATGCCGGTTTTTCCGGCGGTGAAAAAAAGAAAAATGAAATCTTCCAAATGTTAATGCTTAATCCAAAATTAGCTTTGCTTGATGAAACTGATTCAGGTTTAGATATTGACGCGTTAAAAGTTGTATCACAAGGAGTGAATCATTTTAGAGGTAAGGATAACGCTGTTCTTCTCGTTACTCATTATCAAAGACTTCTTAATTATATTGTCCCGGATTTTGTTCACGTTTTGTCAAACGGAAAAATAATTAAATCTGGTGGAAAAGAACTCGCTTTAGAGTTAGAAGAAAAAGGTTATGATTGGATTGTAAACCCAGAATTGGAAACAGCATAA
- a CDS encoding cation:proton antiporter, producing MKLTANEITFFLIGIAVMLLFARVFGEIVRKLNQPFVIGEIIAGIILGPTLLGTLFPEFFNSLFVASENVQIAQDGLIQISVILLLLVSGLEIDLALVLKQGPAAVKTSLASIIIPFAVGFGFAFLAPQFLGIEDSSSVLVFALFIGTALSITALPVVVKTLMDLNIFRSKIGSIIISSAMVNDLIGWIIFSIILSMIGTDGHGLGLGNVIIITFVFIIFFLTIGKKIFDIILPKLKKHTIVPGGIINLVLITGFLGSAFTEYIGIHAIFGAFIIGIAIGDSAHLDEKTRNIIHEFVTNIFAPLFFVSIGLRVNFLANFDLLLVLIFLILAFVGKVVGGYLGSKISGFSRNDSMIIGFGMNSRGAMEIVLGTLALQFGLIQEKVFVALVIMALFTSISSAPLMNIFLRKSVHFISFKKLIRKDLIYFTKSKSKTEVIKELSEKIAAIQTLDSELIFSEILKREVTQPTGIANGLAIPHTKLNIKNSVVAIAISKNGIDFSSFDNKPANIIVMLLTPRTENEIQLKLLAEIASLFETDELTNELCLSESVDDAVMIIGTD from the coding sequence ATGAAATTAACAGCAAACGAAATAACATTCTTTCTTATTGGTATTGCGGTAATGCTTTTGTTTGCAAGAGTTTTCGGAGAGATTGTTCGCAAGCTAAATCAACCATTTGTTATAGGTGAGATAATTGCCGGAATAATTTTGGGGCCTACTCTCCTAGGAACACTCTTCCCTGAATTTTTTAATTCTCTTTTTGTTGCATCAGAAAATGTTCAAATAGCTCAAGACGGATTGATCCAGATATCAGTAATACTTTTACTTTTGGTTTCAGGACTTGAAATTGATCTAGCACTAGTTTTAAAACAAGGGCCAGCTGCTGTAAAAACTAGTTTAGCAAGTATAATAATTCCTTTTGCAGTTGGTTTCGGTTTTGCATTTCTTGCACCTCAATTCCTAGGTATTGAAGATAGTAGTTCAGTTCTAGTGTTTGCTCTGTTTATTGGTACAGCTCTTTCAATAACTGCATTACCTGTTGTTGTAAAAACATTGATGGATTTAAATATTTTTAGATCCAAAATCGGTTCGATTATAATATCATCCGCAATGGTAAACGATTTAATTGGCTGGATCATATTTTCAATTATTCTGAGTATGATTGGTACAGATGGGCATGGTCTCGGTTTAGGAAATGTAATAATTATCACTTTTGTTTTCATTATTTTCTTCTTAACAATTGGAAAGAAAATTTTTGATATAATACTTCCGAAATTAAAAAAACATACCATAGTTCCCGGTGGAATTATAAATCTAGTTTTGATTACCGGATTTTTAGGTTCAGCATTCACGGAATATATCGGAATTCATGCAATCTTTGGTGCTTTTATAATTGGAATAGCAATCGGTGACTCAGCACATCTCGACGAAAAAACACGAAATATTATTCATGAATTTGTTACGAATATTTTTGCTCCTTTATTTTTTGTCTCAATCGGATTGCGGGTGAACTTTTTGGCAAATTTCGATCTCTTACTTGTACTTATTTTTCTAATACTTGCTTTTGTAGGTAAGGTTGTTGGCGGTTATTTAGGATCAAAAATTAGTGGATTTTCTAGAAATGATTCAATGATTATCGGTTTTGGTATGAACTCAAGAGGAGCAATGGAAATTGTCCTCGGTACACTAGCATTGCAATTTGGTTTGATTCAAGAAAAAGTTTTTGTTGCTCTGGTTATAATGGCGTTGTTTACTTCTATTTCAAGTGCACCGTTAATGAATATCTTTTTAAGAAAGAGTGTTCATTTTATCTCCTTCAAAAAGTTAATCAGAAAAGATTTAATTTATTTTACAAAATCTAAAAGTAAGACTGAAGTTATAAAAGAATTATCAGAAAAAATTGCGGCTATACAAACATTGGATTCTGAACTAATATTCAGTGAAATCTTAAAACGAGAAGTAACTCAACCAACAGGAATCGCTAACGGTCTTGCTATACCACATACAAAGCTCAATATTAAAAATTCAGTTGTTGCAATCGCAATCTCGAAGAACGGGATTGATTTTTCATCCTTTGACAACAAACCGGCGAATATTATAGTGATGCTGTTAACCCCCAGAACCGAAAATGAAATTCAACTAAAACTACTTGCCGAAATTGCTTCTCTATTCGAGACTGATGAACTTACTAATGAGCTTTGCTTATCTGAAAGCGTTGATGATGCAGTCATGATTATTGGGACTGACTAA
- the rlmB gene encoding 23S rRNA (guanosine(2251)-2'-O)-methyltransferase RlmB, with product MKKIYGRKPVLEAIKSGQEIEQILIPFGAKGNFYNELKAEAKKNKIKIAELPTHKFQQLEKGNNTQGVIANIPEFNFSSVEEIISKSKQKQFPLILLLDSIQDPQNVGAILRSAECFGVDGVLLTTHQSSPITETVEKTSAGAINHLKIAKVTNLVQEIKFLKDNGFWIIGSTLSDTSQDYTTIDYKMPVALIMGNEEKGIRDLVAKNCDFLVYIPMKGKIQSLNVSVAAGILMAEISKQQ from the coding sequence ATGAAAAAAATCTACGGAAGAAAACCTGTTCTTGAAGCAATAAAATCCGGACAAGAAATTGAACAGATCCTGATTCCATTCGGTGCTAAAGGGAATTTCTATAACGAACTTAAAGCCGAAGCAAAAAAAAATAAAATTAAGATAGCAGAGTTACCAACCCACAAATTCCAGCAGCTCGAGAAAGGAAACAACACTCAAGGTGTAATTGCAAACATTCCCGAATTTAATTTTTCGTCCGTTGAAGAAATCATTTCGAAATCAAAACAAAAACAATTTCCATTAATACTCTTATTAGATTCAATCCAAGATCCGCAAAACGTAGGCGCAATTTTACGAAGTGCCGAATGTTTTGGCGTTGACGGAGTTTTATTAACAACACATCAAAGCTCACCGATTACAGAAACTGTAGAAAAAACATCTGCGGGTGCAATAAATCATCTAAAGATTGCAAAAGTCACAAATCTGGTTCAAGAGATAAAATTTTTGAAAGACAACGGATTTTGGATTATCGGTTCTACACTTTCCGATACATCACAGGACTATACAACTATAGATTACAAAATGCCCGTCGCACTAATAATGGGAAACGAAGAAAAAGGAATTCGTGATCTTGTGGCAAAAAACTGCGATTTTCTAGTTTACATCCCAATGAAAGGTAAAATTCAATCGCTAAATGTATCCGTTGCTGCGGGGATTTTGATGGCGGAAATTAGCAAGCAACAATAG